The following nucleotide sequence is from Flavobacterium sp. N1736.
TCAATTACAACAGAATACATGGAAGATTTCGCTGATATTGCCGGAATCGAATTATTGGTTATTGATGAAAAAACTACCGTAAGAGACTTTAAAGATAAGATTAATGCGAATGAAGCTTATTATCATTTGTTTCAACATGGGCTGTAATCTGAGGTGCTGAGGTTCTAAGTTGCTAAGATTCTAAGTTTTTGTTACTTTTAGACTTTCACATCTTACATTTAACATTTTACAACAATTAAAAAATATCATTATATGAATGTATTAAAACGTTGCGTTTTTGGAATTGGCCTAATGAGTTTGGCTACAGTTTCAGTTCAATGTAAAAGCGATAAAAAAACGGATGCTACAACAGTTTCTTCAGATGAAAAAGCTACGGTTACAATCGAAAAATCTTCTTACGGAACAACTGCTAAAGGAGAAAAAGTCGACAGTTATAAGCTGAAAAACCAAAATGGGATGGAAGTTGATATCATCACTTTTGGTGGAAGAATTACAGATTTAAAAGTGCCTAATAAAGAAGGTGTTTCTGAAAATGTAGTGATCGGGTTTAATTCTTTGGCACAATATGAAAAAGAAAATCCATTTTTTGGAGCTTTAATTGGAAGATACGGCAACCGAATTGCGAAAGGAAAATTTACTTTAGACGGAAAAGAGTATAAGTTAGTAATCAATAACGCACCAAATGCTTTACACGGTGGACCGCAAGGATATTTTAATGTTGTTTGGAAAGCCGATGAGGTAAAATCCGGAAATACAGCTTCTTTAAAATTATCCTATTTAAGTAAAGATATGGAAGAAGGTTATCCGGGAAATTTACAGGTTTTTGTAACCTATACTTTGACAAATGATAATCAATTAGAAGTACTTTATGAAGCAACGACTGATAAGAAAACAGTTGTGAATTTAACGCAGCATTCGTATTTTAATTTATCGGGAGATTTTACAAAAACAATCTTAGATCATGAATTGACTTTAAATGCGGATAAATTAGTTCCGGTTGACGCTACTTTAATTCCAACAGGAAAATTAGAAGATGTTGCCAATACGCCTTTCGATTTTAGAACTCCAAAATTAATTGCAAAGGACATCGAAGTGAAAAACGAACAATTAGAAAGAGGAAAAGGTTACGATCATTGCTGGGTATTGAACAATCCTGAAAAAGGAAAAACAATCATAGCAAAAGTATATCACGCAGCAAGCGGAAGAGTTATGGAAATGACAACTGACGAACCCGGAATTCAGTTTTACTCTGGAAATTTCCTTGACGGAACTTTGCCAACACGCGACGGAAAAACGTATGCACACAGAACAGGATTATGTTTAGAAACAGAACATTATCCAGATTCGCCAAATCAGAAAAACTTCCCGACAACGGTTTTAAACCCGGGAGAAAATTATAAAACTAAAACTACTTTTAAATTTTCTGTGAAAAAATAGTTTTGGAATTATGTTAATTAGTTAGTAATTCTCTAAGAAACCTCGAAAGCATTTTCGAGGTTTTTTTATATTTTAAGTTTGACACTAATTTCACGAATTAGCACGAATTTTTGTCGTTTCGACGTGAGGAGAAACCTAACTCGTAACTCTACAAAGATTGGCACTTTTAGGCACTGAGTTTCTTGTGTGATTTCTCCTCACGTCGAAATGACAATATTGTGTTTAAACTTTGCGGCTTTGCGTGATTAATTCATTTGCAGCTTATAAAGTTTTAATTTAGCAATAGCAAAATCAAATATAAAATGAAACATCTATTTAAAGCAGCATTAAATTGGACTTCTACCAAAAATCAGGAAGAAGCAACTTCAAAATTTTACAGTAAAAGTCATAAGATTACTATAGAAGGAAAACCAGTTTTAAATGTTTCAGCAGCCAAAGCTTTCAAAGGCGATCCTGAATTATACAACCCCGAAGATTTATTATTGAGCAGTTTGGTTTCCTGTCATATGATGTCCTATTTATATGTATGCTCTCAAAACGGAATAGAAGTTATGGAATATTCAGATAACGCCCAAGCAACACTTGAAGTTTATGCCGATGGAAGCGGACGTTTTACGGAAGTTAGACTAAATCCTAAAGTGAAAATTTCAAATCCAGATAAAATTGAATTAGCAAATGAACTTCATAAAGAGGCAAATCGATTGTGTTTTATAGCTAATTCTTGCAATTTCCCTGTTTTGCATGAGGTGAGTTGTGAGTGAAATGAAAACATATAAAATCAAAAAAACCTCTTCCGTTAAGAAGAGGTTTTTTGTACCCGGAGCCGGAGTCGAACCGGCACGGTTTCCCACAGGTGTTTGAGACCAGCGCGTCTACCAATTCCGCCATCCGGGCTTAGCAGACGAAAAAACAATCAATAAATTAATTATTTTAACGCAATAGAATAAGTGATTATGATGCCATAAATGTGCTTATTCCTTTAACACGGTGCAAATGTAAAAAATAAAATTAAATGTTCTACTAAAAATACTTAAATATTTCCTTTCAGTGTCCAATAAATTTTCTAAATTTGCACCTCGTTAAAACGACGCACACACAACTAACTACAAAACAACAAATTATAATGTCGCACCTAGAACCAGAAGCTAAAATTTTTGCGTGTTCAAAAAGTGTTTATCTTGCAGAGAAAATTGCAGAACAATACGGAATTCCGTTAGGTAAAGTAACGATGTCAACGTATAGCGATGGTGAATTTCAACCATCTTACGAAGAGTCAATCAGAGGATTACGTGTTTTTATCGTGTGCTCAACTTTCCCATCGGCAGATAATTTGATGGAATTGTTACTAATGATTGATGCAGCAAAACGCGCATCGGCAAGACATATTACAGCTGTTATGCCTTATTTTGGTTGGGCAAGACAGGATAGAAAAGACAAACCAAGAGTTCCGATTGGAGCGAAGTTAGTAGCTAATTTACTAACCGCTGCAGGAGCAACAAGAATTATGACAATGGATTTGCACGCAGATCAAATTCAGGGATTCTTTGAAAAGCCGGTAGATCATTTATTTGCATCAACCATCTTTTTGCCATATGTGCAGAGTTTAAATTTAGAAAATTTAACTATTGCATCTCCGGATATGGGAGGTTCAAAAAGAGCATATGCTTACTCTAAGTTTTTAGAATCAGATGTAGTAATCTGTTACAAACAAAGAAAAGCAGCCAACGTTATCGACACTATGGAGCTAATTGGTGAAGTAAAAGGCCGTAACGTAATATTAGTAGACGACATGATCGATACTGGAGGTACATTAGCGAAAGCAGCAGATTTAATGATCGAAAAAGGAGCATTAAGCGTTAGAGCAATTTGTACACACGCTATTTTATCAGGTGGCGCTTACGAAAAAATTGAGAATTCGAAGTTAAGCGAATTAATAGTTACCGATTCTATTCCGTTAAAGAAAGAATCAAAAAAAATCAGAGTAGTGAGTTGTGCACCTCTTTTTGCCGAAGTTATGCACATGGTGCACCACAACAATTCCATTAGTGGAAAGTTTATAATGTAGTCATTGCGAGGAACGAAGCAATGTCATTACAATAAGGATTAGAATATTTATTAATAACTATATTTTTTTACAATGAAATCGATTACAATTAAAGGATCAGAAAGAGAAAGCGTGGGCAAAGTGTCAACTAAAGCCTTACGTAATGCTGGAGCGGTTCCTTGCGTGTTATACGGAGGAAATCAAGCAGTACACTTCTCAGCAGACGCTGCAGCGTTCAAAAACTTGGTTTACACTCCAAACGCACACACAGTTGTGATTGAGCTTGGAAAAGGAAAATCATTCAATGCAATTTTACAAGATATTCAGGTTCACCCGGTATCTGACAAAATCTTACACATTGACTTCTTTCAATTATTTGATGACAAAGAAATCACTATGGAAGTTCCGGTAAAAGTTGTAGGTACATCTAAAGGTGTTCTTGCAGGTGGTGTTTTACGTTTGAACACTCGTAAATTAAAAGTAAAAGCTTTACCTAAAAATCTTCCTGATTTTGTTGAAGCTGATATTACTCCACTTGAAATGGGTAACAAATTATATGTTACTAAAGTTGGTACACCAGATTACAAAGTTATGCACCCGGAGAACACAGTTGTTGCACAAGTAAGAATTTCTCGTGCTGCTATGAAAGCTGCTCAAGAAGCTGCAAAAGCTGCAAAAGCTCCTGCAAAAGGAAAGAAAAAATAATTTTTTTCAAATTCAATATCAAAGCATCAATCGAAAGATTGGTGCTTTTTTTTGCTTTAAAGGTTTTCTAAGAAAAGGTACAAAGGATCAAAGAGGCAAAGTTGTAAAGTGCAAAAACGCATTGATCAGTTTAAATGTGCATCATCTCCGTGCCATTCTTAGCGCGCTTTGCGTAAAACAGGGCTTATTTGCGGTTAAGTTCAAATTATTTAATTGCCACATTTCCTAATTATCTAATTAACACATTTTCTAATTACCAAATTAACCCTATTTTTGCAAACATGATAAAATGGATAACAAAACTGTTTTCATCAACACAAAAAGAAGAGAACATAGATAATATGAAAAAATATTTAATCGTAGGACTTGGTAATATTGGAGCCGAATACGTAAATACAAGACATAATATAGGATTTAAAGTCCTTGATTTTTTAGCCAAAAAAGAAAGCCTTTCATTTGAAACTGCAAAACTTGGCGCTTTAGCCGAATATAAATTTAAAGGAAGAACCTTCTTTTTGCTTAAACCAAACACGTACATGAATTTAAGCGGGAAGGCGGTAAAATACTGGATGGACAAAGAAAACATTCCATTAGAGAATATTCTGGTGATTACAGACGATTTAAACTTGTCATTCGGTACTATCCGGATTAAACCAAAAGGCAGCGATGGCGGTCACAACGGATTAAAAAACATCAACCTGGTATTAAATACACAACAATATACCCGTTTTAGATTTGGTATAAGCGACCAGTTTAAAAAAGGACAACAAATAGATTATGTTTTAGGCGACTGGGACGAAGAAGAAAAAGCAAAATTACCGGAACGCTTAGAGGTCGCTTCCGAAATTATTAAATCTTTTGGAACAGCAGGATTAGAAAATACAATGACAACTTTTAATGGAAAATAAAGATTTCCAACTATTTACGCATTAAATAACTAAATTATTAATTAATTAAATGGAATTATAACGAAATAGTATTTTCTATTCCAAAGTTAAATGTTTAAATTTGGGATAAATTATTATAAACCATAAAATCATAATATCATGGCTTTTGAATTACCACAATTACCTTATGCATATGATGCATTAGAACCACATATTGATGCACGTACAATGGAAATTCACCATTCAAAACATCATAATGCATACACAACAAATCTTAATGCAGCAATTGCAGGTACAGATTTGGAAGGAAAAACAATCGAAAACATCTTAATCAACTTAGATAAATCAAACGCTGCAGTTCGTAACAATGGTGGAGGTTTTTACAACCACAATTTGTTCTGGACTGTAATGACTCCAAACGGTGGTGGATTACCAACAGGTGATTTGTTAGCTGCAATTGAGTCTTCTTTTGGAACTTTTGAAGAGTTTAAAGCAAAATTTGCCAAAGCCGGTGCAACACAATTTGGTTCAGGATGGGCTTGGTTATGTGTGCAAAAAGGTGGAAAATTAGATGTTTGCGGAACTCCAAACCAAGACAACCCATTAATGCCGGAAGTTGGCTGCGGTGGAACTCCAATTTTAGGAATGGATGTTTGGGAGCACGCTTATTATTTAAACTACCAAAACAGAAGACCAGATTATATTGAAGCTTTCTTCAACGTAATTAACTGGACAGAAGTTGCAAGAAGATATGCTTTAGAAAAATAGTCTGGAGATAATAGAATAAAGAGTAAAGAAAAAAGACGAATGACCCGATGGTTATTCGTCTTTTTTTATTTATACATTTCCTTGTCTTACTATTTTCTTTTCTCTTTGTTCTTTTCTCTTTGTTCTTTTCTTTCTTTGTGAGAGTTTATTCCAATAAAAAAGGTGAAATTTCTTTCACCCTTTTTGCCCCAAATCTACCATATACTTAACCTACTAATGTTATGGTGTAATAAATTTATGACAGCTATTTTGTTTTGCCAAATATTTTAGACGAAATGCAAGAATAATCGATGAAATGCGTAATTTCTTACTTTAGAAAGGTTTTGAGTTTATTCCAATAAAAAAGGTGAAATTTCTTTCACCCTTTTTGCCCCAAATCTACCATATACTTAACCTACTAATGTTATGGTATAGTAAATGTATGATAGCTATATCGTTTTCACAAATATTCTAGATAAAGTGCAAATAAATTCGACGAAATACGTAATTTCTTACTTTGGGTGGTTTTCTTGAGTTTATTCCAATAAAAAAGGTGGAATTGCTTCCACCCTTTTTGCCCCAAATCTACCATAAACTTAACCTACTAATGTTATGGTTTCCCAAAAGTATCGTAGCTGTTCGATTTTGCCAAACATATAGGACGAACGGCAAAAAAAACCGATAAACTGCACAATTTAACCTTTTGTTAGTATTTTTTTAATATGCTCTTGCATCTTTTCCTTCATAAAAATTCATGAATGCTCTATTTACAACACGATTTCCTCCCGGTGTAGGATAGTCTCCTGTAAAATACCAATCACCAAGATTTTTAGGACATGCTATATGTAAATCTTCTACTTTTTGGAAAATAATTTTTACCTCGGCATTAATTTCCGGAGAACTCAACATTTCGGCAATTTTGTCTGAAATTTCTTCAGGAGTAAATTGATCATAAATTGCGGTTACATAATTTACAACATCTGTATCAATATAATTTTCCTGAGCTTTACATTTAGCATAAACTTCATCTACGATATGGTATAGGTTTCTTTCTTTCAACAAAGCCAAAGCTGCTCTAAAAGCAACAAGACCTTCCAGTTTTGCCATATCAATTCCGTAACAATCAGGGTAACGAATTTGTGGAGCCGAAGAAACGATAACGATACGTTTTGGTTTTAAACGATCCATCATTTTAATGATGCTCATTTTTAAAGTAGTTCCACGAACAATACTGTCATCAATAATAACTAAATTATCAGTTGGTTTGATAACTCCATAAGTTACATCATAAACGTGAGCAACTAAATCATCACGACTACTGTCTTCTGTAATAAAGGTTCTTAGTTTAGCATCTTTTATTGCAACTTTTTCAGTACGAATTTTTACAGCTAATAATTCCTGTAAAGTTTCGGCTGTAAGTGTATTTCTGTTTTCCAGAATATAATTATTTTTTCTCTGATTTAAGAAATCCTGTGCAGCTTCGATTAGACCATAAAAGGAAGTTTCGGCAGTGTTAGGAATATAAGAGAAAACAGTATTGTCTGTATCGCTGTCAATTGATTTAAGAACGGCTGGTAAAATTAATTTTCCTAAATTTTTACGTTCCTGATAAATTTCAGCATCACTTCCTCTGGAGAAATAGATTCTTTCAAAAGAACACGCTTTTTTAACGGTTGGTTCCAGAATTTGTTCCATCGAAACTTTTCCGCTTTTTTTGATGATCAAAGCATTTCCGGGTTCAATTTCCTGAACTTTTTCAAAAGGAACATTAAATACCGTTTGAATAACCGGACGCTCAGAGGCAACAACTACAACTTCATCATCCTGATAAAAATAAGCAGGACGAATTCCAGCGGGATCTCTAAATACAAAAGCATCACCGTGACCTAATAATCCGGCCATTGCATAACCTCCATCAAGATTTTTTGCTGAGCGGGATAATATTTTTGTGATATCCAATCGTTCTGCAATTACCGGAGAAGCTTCTCTTTTAGAATAACCTTCCATTTTACAATCCTGGTAAAGCTGCATAACTTCCTTGTCAAGAAAATGCCCAATCTTTTCCATTACGGTAACAGTGTCGGCCATTTCTTTTGGATGCTGTCCAAGCTCTACTAAGTTTTCGAAAAGCTCTTTAACATTTGTCATATTAAAGTTTCCTGCCAAAATCAAATTACGGTGCATCCAGTTACTTTGACGTAAAAATGGGTGAACACTTTCGATGCTGTTTTTTCCGAAAGTTCCGTAACGAACGTGACCTAAAAATAATTCTCCTATATAAGGAATGTTTGCTTTTTGAGCTGCAACATCATCTGCATATTCCGGATGAGCACCTAACTCTTCATTAATACGATCATTAATTTGGGCAAAAACATCTTGTATAGGCTGTGAATGATTCGAGCGAACTCTGCTAATGTAGCGTTGTCCCGGATCAACATCTAATTTAATGCTTGCAAAACCTGCTCCGTCTTGCCCACGGTTGTGTTGCTTTTCCATCATCAGATACATTTTTTGTATTCCGTAAAAAGCAGTTCCGTATTTTTCTTTGTAATATTCAAGCGGTTTAAGAAGTCTAACTAAGGCTATACCACATTCGTGTTTTAACGCGTCGCTCATTGTGTTTTGTATTTTTGTGTTGTTGTAAGTTGTGTGTATTAACGTAATAAAAAAGCCCCGTGTTATCGAGGCTTTTGGGCATTATATTTCTATGTCAAACTGCGTTAACGATTTAAATTGTTGTAATCGAATCGCTACTTCAGCTTTACTTAATGTTTCCATCCTTTCTGTTCCAAATTTCTCTACACAAAATGATGCTAAATTCGAACCGTAAATAATTGCATTTTTCATATTGCCAAACGATATGTTTTCGCTTTGTGCAATGAATCCTGAAAATCCACCTGCGAAAGTGTCTCCGGCTCCTGTTGGATCAAAAACATCTTCTAATGGTAAAGCCGGTGCAAAGAATACTTCTCTGTTGTGGAATAAAAGTGCACCGTGTTCTCCTTTTTTGATCACCACATATTTTGGTCCCAATTCCTGGATTTTAGCAGCAGCTTTTACTAACGAATATTCTCCCGAAAGTTGTCTTGCTTCTTCATCATTGATTGTGATAACGTCTACACGTTTAATAACATCTAATAATTCAGGTAAAGCGCAATCCATCCAGAAGTTCATAGTATCTAAAACCACTAATTTTGGTTTTTTCTCCATTTGATCTAAAACGCTGCTTTGTACTAAAGGATGTAAGTTTCCTAACATCACAACATCAGCATCTTTATAATTTTGAGGAACTTTTGGTTGAAAATCAGCCAAAACGTTTAACTCAGTTACTAAAGTATCTCTTGAGTTTAGATCGTTGTGGTATAAACCGCTCCAGAAAAAGGTTTTTCCGCCTTTTACAATTTCGATACCAGAGATATCAATATTTCTTGAAGTTAAAAGATCTAAATGTTCTTGTGGAAAATCGTCGCCAACTACAGAAACAATGGCCGATTGTAATTTAAAAAATGATGCAGATAAACCAATGTACGTTGCAGCACCACCTAATATTTTATCTGTTTTTCCGAAAGGAGTTTCAATCGCGTCGAAAGCAACCGTTCCAACAATCAATAATTTATTCATTTTATGAATTTCGAATTAGGGTGCAAAGATACTTTATAAGTTACAATATTGCAACGGTTTAGGTTCTCAAAATTTTCATAAAAAAACAATATCGTTTGCGATGCTAAAACTATTGTAAATGAATGAATTATATTAGATTCTGTGCAGTGCTTAAAATATGTTTTTTGGATTTAAAATGCAATAATTATTTTTGAAAAAAGCAATGAATTTCTGTATCAGTAATTCTAAAAGACAATAATTCTATAACTCATACTTCTTATCAAAATAATTTTTCAAAACTCCAATCTGAATTAAAAACATAACAGGTACTATTAAAAGCCCATATAATATATTTTTAGAAAAGTGAATTCCTGAAAATAGAGTAGAAGCTTTATCTGAATATATTTTTACAATTTCAAAATTAGAAATGTTGTTGCTTGAAAGAGAATAAAAAGTCAAAGCAATTAAAGATATACCAATAAATATCCATGTTGTTTTAGAAATCAACGGTTTATAAGCTTTAATTTTACTTTTTTCAGCTACTAAAACCTGAGACATTATTTTTGAAGTAAAGTCAATTGATGGCGATTCCAAAGTGTTTTCAGCCATCATTTTATCAATAAGATTCTCTATATTTTTATCGCTCTCTTTCATAATATTCTACTATTTCTGGTTCTAATCGCTTTTTCAAAATTACAGCTAATTTTTGTCGGCTCCTAAATAATTTTACTTTTACATTATTAGCATTAATGCTCATAATTTTCCCAATTTCCTCTAAGCTCTGATCTTCAAAATAAAATAAAGTTAGCAAAAAATTCTCGTCGCTTGGTAACAAATTCAAACAATTCTGAATCGTTTGCTTTCGTTCTTTATCTTCTAAAGCGCTTAAAGCATTGTCCATCGTCTTGATTAAATGTGACGAAAATTCATCTATCGAAATGTTATTTTCTTCCTTTTTGTTTTTCTTCAAACGATCTAAACACGTGTTATAAGCAATCTTGTAAATCCATGTCGAAAATTTAGAATCACCTTTAAACTTATTTAAAGAATTATAAATTTTTATAAAAGTATCCTGAGCAACTTCTTCGGCTTCTTCTCTGTTTTTAACCATTTTTAAAGCCAAAGTAAAAATCATATCCTTATAACGGTCAACCAGCACGGCAAACGAATTTGTTTCGCCCTGCAAAATTTTATCGATATAATGTTGATCACTTATTGTACTCATATTATATAGGACGACAGTTTATTTATAAAGGTTACAACTTTTCTAAAATAAATTTCAAATTCCAATCTATATATAAGTATAGATTTTTGTATTGTCATCTCGACGGAGGAGAGATCGCACGCGAAACTCCGTAAAGTAAATCGCCAATCGTTGTCGAGCTTCTAGTGTGATCTCTCCTCCGTCGAGATGACAAAATGAGGGTTGTTTAAAATTTGATTTTCATAAAAAACTCAAAATTACTGATAATCAGTGTTTTTTCTTCCCAAGATTTCGGGATGAATTTAAAAATATTGAAATTTTTCACTTTTGTTGTAACCTCAATTCAAAAGGTGTCGTCATATGGAGTATCAATCAATTAAATAAAACAAAATTATGGGAGCACAAATTTTAATACCAATTAGCATGTTTTTGATGATCTTCGGGATTATCTATCTTTTTTTCTCAACTAGAAACAGAGAGCGTATGGCTCTTATAGAAAAAGGTGTTGATGCCAGTATCTTTTTCAAAGGAGTAGGAAAAAGAGGTTCAGCATGGAAAGTTTTCGTTGTAAATTTTGCATTCTTATTAATAGGTACAGGAGTCGGAATTTTTCTTGCCTTATTAATTACAACGTATACTTCTTTAGAAGATGATGCCGTTTATCCGTCGATTATCTTTATCATGGCCGGAGTCGGCTTATTAACCGGATTTAAAACGGCTAAAGATTTAGATAAAGAAGAATAAGATTTTTTTAAGTTAGTAGTTTGAATAACGTATCGGGAGTGGTGATTCCTGATACGTTATTTTTTTTATTCCATTTTTGAACCAATGGTTTCGTAATATTCATCAACAGAAAGTTTGGGC
It contains:
- a CDS encoding PfkB family carbohydrate kinase, with the translated sequence MNKLLIVGTVAFDAIETPFGKTDKILGGAATYIGLSASFFKLQSAIVSVVGDDFPQEHLDLLTSRNIDISGIEIVKGGKTFFWSGLYHNDLNSRDTLVTELNVLADFQPKVPQNYKDADVVMLGNLHPLVQSSVLDQMEKKPKLVVLDTMNFWMDCALPELLDVIKRVDVITINDEEARQLSGEYSLVKAAAKIQELGPKYVVIKKGEHGALLFHNREVFFAPALPLEDVFDPTGAGDTFAGGFSGFIAQSENISFGNMKNAIIYGSNLASFCVEKFGTERMETLSKAEVAIRLQQFKSLTQFDIEI
- a CDS encoding aldose epimerase family protein, giving the protein MNVLKRCVFGIGLMSLATVSVQCKSDKKTDATTVSSDEKATVTIEKSSYGTTAKGEKVDSYKLKNQNGMEVDIITFGGRITDLKVPNKEGVSENVVIGFNSLAQYEKENPFFGALIGRYGNRIAKGKFTLDGKEYKLVINNAPNALHGGPQGYFNVVWKADEVKSGNTASLKLSYLSKDMEEGYPGNLQVFVTYTLTNDNQLEVLYEATTDKKTVVNLTQHSYFNLSGDFTKTILDHELTLNADKLVPVDATLIPTGKLEDVANTPFDFRTPKLIAKDIEVKNEQLERGKGYDHCWVLNNPEKGKTIIAKVYHAASGRVMEMTTDEPGIQFYSGNFLDGTLPTRDGKTYAHRTGLCLETEHYPDSPNQKNFPTTVLNPGENYKTKTTFKFSVKK
- a CDS encoding DUF6249 domain-containing protein, with the translated sequence MGAQILIPISMFLMIFGIIYLFFSTRNRERMALIEKGVDASIFFKGVGKRGSAWKVFVVNFAFLLIGTGVGIFLALLITTYTSLEDDAVYPSIIFIMAGVGLLTGFKTAKDLDKEE
- a CDS encoding OsmC family protein; its protein translation is MKHLFKAALNWTSTKNQEEATSKFYSKSHKITIEGKPVLNVSAAKAFKGDPELYNPEDLLLSSLVSCHMMSYLYVCSQNGIEVMEYSDNAQATLEVYADGSGRFTEVRLNPKVKISNPDKIELANELHKEANRLCFIANSCNFPVLHEVSCE
- a CDS encoding amidophosphoribosyltransferase, which produces MSDALKHECGIALVRLLKPLEYYKEKYGTAFYGIQKMYLMMEKQHNRGQDGAGFASIKLDVDPGQRYISRVRSNHSQPIQDVFAQINDRINEELGAHPEYADDVAAQKANIPYIGELFLGHVRYGTFGKNSIESVHPFLRQSNWMHRNLILAGNFNMTNVKELFENLVELGQHPKEMADTVTVMEKIGHFLDKEVMQLYQDCKMEGYSKREASPVIAERLDITKILSRSAKNLDGGYAMAGLLGHGDAFVFRDPAGIRPAYFYQDDEVVVVASERPVIQTVFNVPFEKVQEIEPGNALIIKKSGKVSMEQILEPTVKKACSFERIYFSRGSDAEIYQERKNLGKLILPAVLKSIDSDTDNTVFSYIPNTAETSFYGLIEAAQDFLNQRKNNYILENRNTLTAETLQELLAVKIRTEKVAIKDAKLRTFITEDSSRDDLVAHVYDVTYGVIKPTDNLVIIDDSIVRGTTLKMSIIKMMDRLKPKRIVIVSSAPQIRYPDCYGIDMAKLEGLVAFRAALALLKERNLYHIVDEVYAKCKAQENYIDTDVVNYVTAIYDQFTPEEISDKIAEMLSSPEINAEVKIIFQKVEDLHIACPKNLGDWYFTGDYPTPGGNRVVNRAFMNFYEGKDARAY
- a CDS encoding ribose-phosphate pyrophosphokinase translates to MSHLEPEAKIFACSKSVYLAEKIAEQYGIPLGKVTMSTYSDGEFQPSYEESIRGLRVFIVCSTFPSADNLMELLLMIDAAKRASARHITAVMPYFGWARQDRKDKPRVPIGAKLVANLLTAAGATRIMTMDLHADQIQGFFEKPVDHLFASTIFLPYVQSLNLENLTIASPDMGGSKRAYAYSKFLESDVVICYKQRKAANVIDTMELIGEVKGRNVILVDDMIDTGGTLAKAADLMIEKGALSVRAICTHAILSGGAYEKIENSKLSELIVTDSIPLKKESKKIRVVSCAPLFAEVMHMVHHNNSISGKFIM
- a CDS encoding superoxide dismutase, which codes for MAFELPQLPYAYDALEPHIDARTMEIHHSKHHNAYTTNLNAAIAGTDLEGKTIENILINLDKSNAAVRNNGGGFYNHNLFWTVMTPNGGGLPTGDLLAAIESSFGTFEEFKAKFAKAGATQFGSGWAWLCVQKGGKLDVCGTPNQDNPLMPEVGCGGTPILGMDVWEHAYYLNYQNRRPDYIEAFFNVINWTEVARRYALEK
- the pth gene encoding aminoacyl-tRNA hydrolase, with product MIKWITKLFSSTQKEENIDNMKKYLIVGLGNIGAEYVNTRHNIGFKVLDFLAKKESLSFETAKLGALAEYKFKGRTFFLLKPNTYMNLSGKAVKYWMDKENIPLENILVITDDLNLSFGTIRIKPKGSDGGHNGLKNINLVLNTQQYTRFRFGISDQFKKGQQIDYVLGDWDEEEKAKLPERLEVASEIIKSFGTAGLENTMTTFNGK
- a CDS encoding 50S ribosomal protein L25/general stress protein Ctc, which gives rise to MKSITIKGSERESVGKVSTKALRNAGAVPCVLYGGNQAVHFSADAAAFKNLVYTPNAHTVVIELGKGKSFNAILQDIQVHPVSDKILHIDFFQLFDDKEITMEVPVKVVGTSKGVLAGGVLRLNTRKLKVKALPKNLPDFVEADITPLEMGNKLYVTKVGTPDYKVMHPENTVVAQVRISRAAMKAAQEAAKAAKAPAKGKKK
- a CDS encoding RNA polymerase sigma factor — protein: MSTISDQHYIDKILQGETNSFAVLVDRYKDMIFTLALKMVKNREEAEEVAQDTFIKIYNSLNKFKGDSKFSTWIYKIAYNTCLDRLKKNKKEENNISIDEFSSHLIKTMDNALSALEDKERKQTIQNCLNLLPSDENFLLTLFYFEDQSLEEIGKIMSINANNVKVKLFRSRQKLAVILKKRLEPEIVEYYERER